GCCGTCCTGGAGCTGGTCGTGCTCGTGGAGGGGAAGCTCGCGGGCCAGGACCTGCGCGGGATGACGTTCACGATGACACAGTTCACGGGCGCCGATCTCAGCGGCTGCGACTTCTCCGGCGCGACGCTGACGCAGTGCGGTTTCAAGGACGCGAACCTCTCCGGCGCCAAGCTCGACGGCGCGCTCGCGGGCCGGGCGCTCTTCGTGAATGCCAACCTCACCCGCGCGAGCCTCGCCGGGGCCGTGCTCAAGGAGTCTGTCTTCGTGGGCGCTCGCCTCATCGAGGCCAACCTCGCCGGCGCCAACCTGGAGATGTGCATCCTGACCCGGGCCGCGTGCGCGGGCGCGCGCTGGAACGGCGCCAACCTGACGTACGCCGACCTCTCCCACGCCGACGTCTCGGCCGGCGACTTCTCGAGGGCGACCCTGTTTCGAGCGCGCCTCCATCGGATCAAGGACGAAGGGGCCCTGTGGTCCAACCGGGCGGCCGCCCTCGGCGACGACGCGGATCTCGCCGAGGCGGAGCAGTGGCAATCACGGGTGTTGAGCAGCAGCCGGGGGAGCTCGGAGACTCCGGCCATGGGTGTCGAGACGTCTACGCGTTGACGAGGGAATCATGCGCAATCTGGCGAGAAAGCAGGAGCCGAGGGCTCTGGTCACTCAGGAGTTCGGCACCGTGGTGCGCGCCGACGGCGCGGCGCTCGTCGTCGAGACCGACGCGGGCGAATTCAGGGCGAAGCGCGCCAAGGGGTGCCTCCTCGAGCCCGAGGCGGGCGACCTCGTGCTCCTTGCCGTGGCGACCGACGGGCGTTGCTACGTGCTCTCCGTGCTGGAGCGGGAGGACGGCGCGCCCGGGAGCATCGTCGCGGACGGCGACCTGAACATCAAGCTGCCTGCCGGTCGCCTCGGTGTCGCCGCGCAGGACGGCATCGGCCTGGTCTCGGCCAAGGAGGTGGCGGTGGTCTCGGCGGGCCTCTCGGTGAACGCCGTCGACGGGAATGTCGCGCTGCAAAGCCTCTCGTTCGTTGGGACGCTCCTCCGCGCGGAGATCACGAAGGCCAAGGTCTTTGCCGGGAGCCTCGACTCCGTGCTGGAGCGGCTCTCGCAGCGGGTGAAGCGCTCCTACCGCACCGTCGAGGAGAGCGAGCAGCTCCGGGCCGAGCGGGTCGATTACGTCGCGAAGAAGACGATGAGCCTGCGCGGCGAGAACACGCTGGTGACGGCGCAGGAGCTCGTCAAGATCGACGGCGAGCAGATCCACCTGGGTTGAGGAGGCATCATGTTCGCGAACACGCAGATGGGCGGGATGAACCTGGGGTTTCCGGACGTGTGCCTCACCCCGCCGGTGCCTGCCCCGATCCCTTATCCGAACATGTCCTTTGGCCCGGTGAGCGCGCCGGCCGCGTACAACGTGCTGTTCATGTGCGCGCCCGCGCATAACCTGCTGACGACGCAGCTCATCTCCGTCGGCGATCAGCCCGGCGTCGCCCTGGGGGTCGCGTCCGGCTCGGTCATGGGGCCTTCCCGCCACATCACCGCCGCGTTCACCTGCCTCGTCGGCGGCATGCCGGCCACCCGGCTGACCAGCATGAGCCTGCAGAACTCCACGAACTGCCCCGGAATGCGGATCGTGCCGAGTCAGGTCAAGGTGCTCATCCTGTCCCCCTGAGGGATCTGAGCCGCCTGGAGCCGGTCGTGCGATCTACGGCTGGGACACCGCGATGACGACGTGCCTCTCACCGCGCGCGGACTCGGAGGATCGATCTCAATCCGCGCAGCAGAGCACGCCACCGCCCGCCGCTCCAGGCTTGATGACCTGATTGGACTCGTTATAGCCGTCGCCCCCGCAGTCCCAGGGCCCTTTGAGGGCTTCGCAGAGATCGCCCGAGGTGCGGTCGAGCACGCCGCAGCTGGCTGGCCTCCTGCCGACGGAGCCGCACCCGAAGAGATCGTTTGCCGTGACTCTTGAGGTGGCACAACCGCGGGTGCAGCTCCCTCCGGTGCACACATCCGGATCCTCGTTGTCCCCCAGCGTGCAATACGCACAGCCGGTGCTCCCCTGGCGCGTCGCGAAGAACAGGCCGGGCTCGGCCGCCGCGCCGTCGCAGCCGGTAGGCGAATGGAGAGCGACGTCATCCGCGCCTTTGCAGATATGAAACCCCTTCGCGCACAGGTCGCTGGCGCTGCAGCCGAGGCCCTCGGGGTTCTGGCCGGTGTTGCCGCCGCCGAACCCACATCGAGGTAATGGATCGATCAAGATACCCGGTACGGTGAAGCCGCCTGCGCACCCGGCGATCAACGGATAAATGTCCTCCTCGACAAATGCCTCGCGCGTGCCGTCGCTGCAGCCGTTGGTCGCTGGCACGCAGCCCTCGTCAATCTTGCCGTCACAGTTGTTGTCGAGTTCATCGCCGCACACCTCGGGTACAGACCGTATATCGGGGATACAAGCGAGCGCGCCGTCCACACAAAACACGCTGCCGTTCGCGCAAGGGCCCGTCTGCCCCGTAAGGCAAGCGGCGCCGGAGGTGGGGATCTCTTCGTCGATCTGACCGTCGCAGTCGTCGTCGAGGCCGTTGCAGAGTTCCTCGGAGCAGGGCGCGCCGGCGCCGCTGGATGAGGCAGAGGACGACGACGACGCCGACGACGCGCCCCCCTCGCCCAGAGGTTCGAACTCCAGCAGGCTGGTGCGCGCGCCACAGGCGACAAGCGCAAAGGTAGGGACGAGGGCGAGCGTCTGAAGGAAGGGCGCGCGCATGGTGCTGATGCTCCGTTGCATGCTAGACACGACGTGCGCTCCGGTGCAAAGAAATCAACGACGGCGGCTCCGCCCCGACAAGCGGCGGGCCCCCAGCTCTCCGAGGTTCCGATGAGGTTTGCGCATTTCGTTTCCATCCTTGCCACCACGGTCGCGCTCGGCCTCTCGCACGCCCCCGCGGCGCTGGCCGACGACGCCGCCGACAAGGCCCTGGCAGCGACCGAAGCGGCCATGAACAAGGCCAAGACGCTCTACTTCGAATACGAGGCCAGGACGACGGAGAGCGGCAAACCCGACAAGACCGTCGGCCTCAATGTGTGGATGAAGGGCGAGAAGCGCCTCGCCGAGTTCACCGCACCCGCGGACCTCAAAGGCACCAAGGTCCTCATCCTCTCTCCTTCCGAGATGTACGTCTATCTGCCGTCCTTCGGCAAAGTCCGCCGCATCGCCAGCCACACGAGCGATCAGGGCGCCTTCGGCATGGCCTTCAGCCAGGAAGACCTGGCCACGCAGAAGTACGGCAGCTACACGCCGGCCGTCAGCTCCTCCAGCGGCAAGGAGGTCAAGCTCACGCTCACCCCCAGGAGCGGCCAGACGACCTCCTACGCCAAGATCGAGATGACGGTCACGAAGGACAAGAACGTCCCCAGCGAGCTCAAGTATTACAACACCGAGGGCAAGCTGGTGAAGACCGAGACCCGCAGCGGCTACTCGTGCGACGGCGACGTCTGCACCCCCGGCACCCTCAAGATGGTGGACCACACGAAGAACCTCACCACCACGCTCACGCGCAAGAAGGTGAAGGTGAACGAGTCCATCAACGACGACACCTTCTCCAAGCGCAACCTGGAGAAGTGAGCGACAGGGCTGTCGAAAGCCACCATCTCCCCCGCCCGCCTCTCCGCTTCAAAAGACTCATTCCCGGGCTTTGAAGCCCCTGAAAGTCGGTGCGCAGGAGGGCGCCGAGGCCGCACAGGAGGTCGGCCGGCTCCCCGACAGGGCCATGAAACGCTCCTATAGAAGCGATCGGCTCGACCCATCGGCTCCCAGCCAGTCCGGCGCAGCGAGAGGGCTCCTGAGAACATTTGGTGCTACCTAGGATCCAACACACCAAGCGGCGTTCGATCGCCTCACTCCTCACCTGGCGCCATCGGAGCGACCGCTTCCGATCGATGGATCGTTGTCTCGAACGAGGTCAGGATATGGCCGATTTGTTGCTCGTCGACGATAGCCACGACATCAACGAAGCCATGGAAATGCTGTTGACCGCCGAAGGGCACCGGGTGCGGATTGCCACGGACGGGAGGGCGGGGCTGCGCGCGCTGGAGGAGCGATTTCCGGATCTGATCGTCCTCGACGTGGAGATGCCGGATCTCGACGGTCCGGGGATGGCGTGTCGGATGCTCATCGAGAACAGCGGTCGAGAGAAGATTCCGATTGTCTTCGTCTCCGGGGCCGAGGGTCTCCACGAGATCGCGAGGCGCATCGGCACTCCTTACATGCTCGGCAAGCCCTGCGATCCAGACAAGCTCCTCTCGATGCTCGCTCGCGCCCTCGAGGAG
The DNA window shown above is from Sorangium aterium and carries:
- a CDS encoding pentapeptide repeat-containing protein — its product is MDRNDLVELIQGGEIISDVDLSGVDLSGADLSGAIFDKVSFAGANLSGVRLKESTATGCCFSGARLSGANLHLAAIVDCDLTGAKLDGASLIAAQLTGGDLSCIDLSGADLTLASVINTSLSGARLARANLDRAAILDVRTERLDLSGAVLKQTALVRADLSNATLGGAVLELVVLVEGKLAGQDLRGMTFTMTQFTGADLSGCDFSGATLTQCGFKDANLSGAKLDGALAGRALFVNANLTRASLAGAVLKESVFVGARLIEANLAGANLEMCILTRAACAGARWNGANLTYADLSHADVSAGDFSRATLFRARLHRIKDEGALWSNRAAALGDDADLAEAEQWQSRVLSSSRGSSETPAMGVETSTR
- a CDS encoding DUF3540 domain-containing protein, with product MRNLARKQEPRALVTQEFGTVVRADGAALVVETDAGEFRAKRAKGCLLEPEAGDLVLLAVATDGRCYVLSVLEREDGAPGSIVADGDLNIKLPAGRLGVAAQDGIGLVSAKEVAVVSAGLSVNAVDGNVALQSLSFVGTLLRAEITKAKVFAGSLDSVLERLSQRVKRSYRTVEESEQLRAERVDYVAKKTMSLRGENTLVTAQELVKIDGEQIHLG
- a CDS encoding DUF4150 domain-containing protein produces the protein MFANTQMGGMNLGFPDVCLTPPVPAPIPYPNMSFGPVSAPAAYNVLFMCAPAHNLLTTQLISVGDQPGVALGVASGSVMGPSRHITAAFTCLVGGMPATRLTSMSLQNSTNCPGMRIVPSQVKVLILSP
- a CDS encoding MopE-related protein, whose protein sequence is MQRSISTMRAPFLQTLALVPTFALVACGARTSLLEFEPLGEGGASSASSSSSASSSGAGAPCSEELCNGLDDDCDGQIDEEIPTSGAACLTGQTGPCANGSVFCVDGALACIPDIRSVPEVCGDELDNNCDGKIDEGCVPATNGCSDGTREAFVEEDIYPLIAGCAGGFTVPGILIDPLPRCGFGGGNTGQNPEGLGCSASDLCAKGFHICKGADDVALHSPTGCDGAAAEPGLFFATRQGSTGCAYCTLGDNEDPDVCTGGSCTRGCATSRVTANDLFGCGSVGRRPASCGVLDRTSGDLCEALKGPWDCGGDGYNESNQVIKPGAAGGGVLCCAD
- a CDS encoding outer membrane lipoprotein-sorting protein encodes the protein MRFAHFVSILATTVALGLSHAPAALADDAADKALAATEAAMNKAKTLYFEYEARTTESGKPDKTVGLNVWMKGEKRLAEFTAPADLKGTKVLILSPSEMYVYLPSFGKVRRIASHTSDQGAFGMAFSQEDLATQKYGSYTPAVSSSSGKEVKLTLTPRSGQTTSYAKIEMTVTKDKNVPSELKYYNTEGKLVKTETRSGYSCDGDVCTPGTLKMVDHTKNLTTTLTRKKVKVNESINDDTFSKRNLEK
- a CDS encoding response regulator, which produces MADLLLVDDSHDINEAMEMLLTAEGHRVRIATDGRAGLRALEERFPDLIVLDVEMPDLDGPGMACRMLIENSGREKIPIVFVSGAEGLHEIARRIGTPYMLGKPCDPDKLLSMLARALEERIAPRPP